The following proteins are encoded in a genomic region of Alphaproteobacteria bacterium:
- a CDS encoding DUF1173 family protein, translating into MNRISIGEKIYSLEWLRDQASAGQNVLRRAHQGRIKPLCLCGNKQVAKELYVAKRNFYYLARMPGTGKLHAPWCDFYGDADGGPGSKSQPAIIEKEDGRLDVNLWSPLTRPAKTTAPSSETKSRQIERPGVSRASITLLGLLYKLWQDGNLHVWYPVRKYARTINTIHKSLNEIAAYMDIGDDGLQDRFIVTKYQDSWPASEAKTREAIDAITKGKDSAAILIGELEDWRPSQKEQGGAGLKIRYLKDCVWMGKELAERIETSFQREKACIDDKNQKIMVICTVFQNGVTLNADDAALMRTSKEYIPVESSYELEVTRRLIEQERKFKKPVRMDENDQRPDFILLDTDPNWFMEVFGIDNDEAYTARKHEKLAAYQQQGIPCWSWEATSSKTIPAFPAPSPETLDEE; encoded by the coding sequence GCCGCTGTGCCTGTGCGGGAATAAGCAAGTTGCCAAAGAACTCTATGTCGCCAAGCGTAATTTTTATTACCTGGCGAGGATGCCGGGAACAGGCAAGCTGCATGCGCCGTGGTGCGATTTTTACGGCGACGCCGATGGCGGGCCTGGATCCAAATCGCAACCGGCGATTATCGAGAAAGAGGACGGCAGGCTTGACGTCAATCTGTGGAGTCCGCTGACGCGGCCCGCGAAGACAACCGCACCGTCTTCAGAAACAAAATCACGACAGATAGAAAGGCCGGGCGTCTCCAGAGCTTCGATTACGCTGCTCGGACTGCTGTATAAGCTGTGGCAGGACGGCAATCTGCATGTGTGGTATCCCGTGCGCAAATACGCGCGCACGATCAACACGATCCATAAATCGCTGAACGAGATCGCGGCTTACATGGATATAGGCGATGACGGCCTTCAAGACCGGTTCATAGTCACCAAATACCAGGATAGCTGGCCCGCCAGCGAAGCGAAAACCCGTGAAGCCATCGACGCGATCACTAAAGGCAAAGACAGCGCCGCGATCCTGATCGGCGAGCTTGAGGACTGGCGACCATCGCAAAAGGAACAAGGCGGCGCGGGCCTTAAAATCCGTTATCTGAAAGACTGCGTATGGATGGGCAAGGAACTGGCGGAGAGGATCGAAACGAGCTTCCAAAGAGAGAAAGCCTGCATCGACGACAAGAACCAGAAGATCATGGTCATATGCACGGTATTCCAAAACGGCGTCACCCTGAACGCCGATGACGCGGCACTGATGCGCACCAGCAAGGAATATATTCCGGTGGAGTCTTCCTATGAACTAGAGGTCACGCGCCGGCTTATCGAACAGGAGCGCAAGTTCAAGAAGCCGGTGCGCATGGATGAAAACGATCAGAGGCCGGACTTTATTCTCCTGGATACCGATCCCAACTGGTTCATGGAAGTCTTCGGCATCGACAATGACGAAGCCTACACAGCCAGGAAACACGAAAAGCTCGCCGCCTATCAACAACAAGGCATCCCATGCTGGTCATGGGAAGCGACATCGAGCAAAACCATCCCGGCATTCCCGGCCCCCTCCCCCGAAACGCTCGACGAAGAATAA
- a CDS encoding RHS repeat-associated core domain-containing protein has product MNQLTGSGVPTYDAAGEVTDDYKMYRQSWDAEHRMIKAEYKTSWGAGTYTSQKTEFQYDGLGRRTVETEYDNTGAFAYEWHFAWCQDEICQVRWSWGETVARRYFPEGQYALDTGKKHVHMPDMLGSVRDIVNVSTSAVDFSIDYGPGGEAIRTNGSVYPDHRLAGMFQAGPYFNYQTRHRILDPFYLTWQSRDPIGENGGTNLYAYVGGKPTMNVDPLGLSRTPPQAIWVPVLTPPMLVPGTGDFNAFHKWFNGICHSDSEDTKNPDKAKHEHCEALRQSILNTCVPLSGAKKAACLWVANTTYNQCMED; this is encoded by the coding sequence GTGAACCAGCTGACGGGCAGCGGCGTGCCGACGTACGACGCGGCGGGAGAGGTGACGGACGATTACAAGATGTACCGCCAAAGTTGGGACGCCGAGCACCGCATGATAAAGGCCGAATATAAAACCTCGTGGGGCGCAGGCACCTACACGAGCCAGAAGACGGAGTTTCAATATGACGGCCTCGGACGCCGCACGGTTGAAACTGAATACGACAACACGGGAGCGTTCGCCTATGAATGGCACTTCGCGTGGTGCCAAGACGAAATCTGCCAAGTGCGCTGGTCGTGGGGCGAGACGGTGGCGCGGCGCTACTTCCCGGAAGGGCAATACGCGCTCGACACCGGCAAGAAGCATGTGCATATGCCTGACATGCTGGGCAGCGTGCGCGACATCGTGAACGTATCAACGAGCGCGGTGGACTTCAGCATCGACTATGGCCCCGGAGGCGAAGCCATCCGCACGAACGGCAGCGTGTATCCGGACCACAGACTTGCCGGGATGTTCCAGGCCGGGCCGTACTTCAACTACCAAACGCGCCACCGCATCCTCGACCCGTTCTATCTGACGTGGCAGAGCCGAGACCCCATCGGCGAGAACGGTGGAACGAACCTCTACGCATATGTCGGAGGAAAGCCGACGATGAATGTCGACCCGTTGGGGCTTTCAAGAACTCCCCCGCAAGCTATCTGGGTGCCAGTTTTAACTCCCCCGATGCTCGTGCCGGGAACAGGAGACTTCAATGCCTTTCATAAGTGGTTCAACGGCATATGCCATTCAGATTCCGAAGACACTAAAAACCCAGACAAAGCGAAGCATGAACATTGCGAGGCTCTTAGGCAAAGCATTCTTAATACTTGCGTGCCTCTTAGTGGCGCCAAAAAAGCTGCTTGCTTATGGGTGGCGAACACTACATATAATCAGTGCATGGAGGACTAA
- a CDS encoding relaxase/mobilization nuclease domain-containing protein, which produces MRLATRSTEPIYGAHLRCPPHEDLPDKDWEYAADWIEAKQNLSGHARIIVFHTSPDGWKHMHVVWNRIDPDTRLVKKEGYSHKKLKEAVREIEIFLGLSPAPRRKKEEAKPHVDAGFIRQVRRFGMELEEFRAHIGDIWKRSDSGKAFAVGLAESGLLLARGDKQDFVAVDRHGGVYSLPRLMGMRPDILRRRFADIDNARLGNVAEAEAMFARLGAAAPAQEPAKPAIILPAAVAEITAPQSKAPALIPAPASKLDIRAEWKREAAALLKNTRSAIRDAWRKTRTILGFVRKLSAQDMKLEHGIRDSYAVIDAQGVKHPLPRLLREKAADVRKKLGSLDSG; this is translated from the coding sequence ATGCGGCTCGCCACCCGCAGCACGGAACCGATTTACGGGGCGCATCTGCGCTGCCCGCCGCATGAGGATTTGCCGGATAAGGATTGGGAGTATGCCGCCGACTGGATCGAAGCAAAACAGAACCTTTCCGGTCATGCGCGGATAATCGTGTTTCACACATCCCCGGACGGCTGGAAGCACATGCATGTGGTCTGGAACCGCATCGACCCGGACACGCGGCTGGTGAAGAAGGAAGGCTACAGCCACAAGAAGCTGAAAGAGGCGGTGCGGGAAATCGAGATTTTCCTGGGGCTTTCGCCCGCGCCGCGCCGCAAAAAGGAAGAGGCGAAACCTCACGTCGACGCGGGCTTCATTCGGCAGGTGCGGCGGTTTGGAATGGAGCTTGAGGAGTTTCGAGCGCATATCGGCGACATATGGAAACGCTCGGACAGCGGCAAAGCATTCGCCGTGGGACTGGCGGAGAGCGGCCTTCTGCTGGCGCGTGGCGACAAGCAGGATTTTGTGGCGGTCGACAGGCACGGCGGAGTTTATAGCCTGCCCCGGCTGATGGGGATGAGGCCGGACATACTGCGACGACGGTTCGCGGACATCGACAATGCGCGACTTGGCAACGTCGCGGAAGCGGAGGCGATGTTCGCGCGGCTGGGCGCGGCGGCTCCGGCGCAAGAACCGGCGAAGCCAGCCATCATTCTTCCTGCTGCGGTGGCGGAAATAACGGCTCCGCAGTCCAAAGCGCCAGCACTCATCCCCGCGCCCGCGTCGAAACTCGACATCCGCGCCGAATGGAAACGGGAGGCGGCGGCGCTGCTCAAGAATACGCGCTCGGCTATCCGCGACGCCTGGCGCAAAACCAGAACCATCCTGGGCTTCGTCAGAAAGCTGTCGGCGCAAGATATGAAACTGGAGCACGGCATCCGCGACTCTTACGCTGTCATCGACGCGCAAGGCGTCAAACACCCGCTGCCGCGCCTGCTGCGTGAGAAAGCGGCGGACGTGCGCAAGAAGCTTGGGAGTCTGGACTCCGGATAG
- the mnmA gene encoding tRNA 2-thiouridine(34) synthase MnmA gives MNSLGFDKPPSATRVVVAMSGGVDSSVTAALLKEQGYDAVGITLQLYDQGEMAARKGACCAGQDIYDARRVAESVGIPHYVLDYEQRFRAEVMDDFAESYLRGETPIPCVRCNQKVKFRDLLKTARELGADALATGHYVQRRAGDAGAELHAAADPGKDQSYFLFATTREQLDFLRFPLGGMPKTETRALAERFALPVASKPDSQDICFVPNGDYASVVAKLRPGAIDPGDIVDLDGHVVGRHEGVINFTIGQRRGLDIGDRVGDNNEPLYVVRLDAAARRVVVGPRAALGRTAVKLAEINWLGGVVPESGLKVQVRLRSSQPPQAATFYLQAGGGLIELDEPCFGVAPGQAGVIYDGSRVLGGGWIVAA, from the coding sequence ATGAACTCCCTTGGCTTCGATAAGCCGCCCTCGGCGACCCGCGTGGTCGTGGCGATGTCGGGCGGCGTGGATAGCTCGGTGACGGCGGCCTTGCTCAAGGAGCAGGGCTACGACGCCGTCGGCATCACGCTGCAATTATACGACCAGGGCGAAATGGCGGCGCGCAAGGGCGCGTGCTGCGCCGGGCAGGATATCTATGACGCGCGCCGCGTGGCCGAGAGCGTCGGCATTCCGCATTACGTGCTGGATTACGAGCAGCGTTTCCGCGCCGAAGTGATGGATGATTTCGCCGAAAGCTATCTGCGCGGCGAGACGCCGATCCCCTGCGTGCGATGCAATCAAAAGGTCAAATTCCGCGACCTGCTGAAGACCGCGCGCGAGCTTGGCGCGGATGCTCTCGCCACCGGCCATTACGTTCAGCGCCGGGCGGGGGATGCGGGCGCGGAACTTCATGCCGCCGCCGATCCCGGCAAAGACCAAAGCTATTTCCTGTTCGCCACCACGCGCGAGCAGCTGGATTTCCTGCGCTTTCCGCTCGGCGGCATGCCGAAGACCGAGACGCGCGCGCTGGCGGAGCGTTTCGCGCTGCCGGTCGCGTCGAAGCCCGACAGCCAGGATATCTGCTTCGTGCCGAACGGTGATTACGCCTCGGTGGTGGCGAAGCTTCGGCCCGGCGCGATCGATCCCGGCGATATCGTCGATCTCGACGGGCATGTGGTCGGGCGGCATGAAGGCGTCATCAATTTCACCATCGGCCAGCGCCGCGGCCTCGATATCGGCGACCGGGTGGGCGACAATAACGAGCCGCTCTATGTCGTCAGGCTCGACGCGGCGGCGCGGCGCGTGGTCGTAGGCCCGCGCGCGGCGCTTGGGCGCACGGCGGTCAAGCTCGCCGAGATCAACTGGCTCGGCGGCGTGGTGCCGGAGAGCGGCCTGAAAGTGCAAGTCCGCTTGCGCTCATCGCAGCCGCCTCAGGCGGCGACTTTCTATTTGCAGGCTGGGGGCGGCCTTATCGAACTTGACGAGCCGTGCTTCGGCGTCGCGCCGGGGCAGGCGGGCGTGATCTATGACGGCTCGCGAGTCCTGGGCGGCGGATGGATCGTGGCAGCTTAA
- a CDS encoding DNA starvation/stationary phase protection protein, with protein MTKKSANGKNSNLDLVAALKIVLADTYVLAVKAHGYHWNVTGPEFVQLHEFFGKQYESLFVAADEIAERIRALDALAPPSMAQFLSHTTIAETGTKPLTAKAMLSDFSKAHEHAIASIDVALELSDDMDDTGSEDLMIKRRAEHEKTLWMLKSLLA; from the coding sequence ATGACCAAGAAATCCGCCAACGGAAAAAACTCGAACCTCGATCTCGTCGCCGCGCTGAAAATCGTGCTCGCCGACACCTATGTCCTGGCCGTCAAGGCGCACGGCTATCACTGGAACGTGACCGGGCCGGAATTCGTCCAGTTGCATGAATTTTTCGGCAAGCAATATGAATCCCTGTTCGTGGCCGCCGACGAAATCGCGGAGCGAATTCGCGCGCTCGATGCGCTCGCGCCGCCCAGCATGGCGCAATTTCTGTCCCATACCACCATTGCCGAGACCGGCACCAAGCCGCTGACGGCGAAGGCGATGCTGAGCGATTTTTCCAAGGCGCACGAACATGCCATCGCCAGCATCGACGTGGCGCTGGAGCTTTCAGACGATATGGACGATACCGGCAGCGAGGATTTAATGATCAAGCGCCGGGCTGAGCACGAAAAGACGCTGTGGATGCTGAAGAGCCTGCTGGCATGA
- a CDS encoding pyridoxal phosphate-dependent aminotransferase: MSSAFFAARLSKVQPSATFAIIKLAQELKAQGKDIIGLGAGEPDFDTPDHVKAAAKAAMDQGKTKYTPVEGTQELRQAICDKFKRENNLIYAPNQVIASTGGKQVLFNAIMATVGSGDEVIIPAPYWVSYPDMVNLAEGTPVFVSTAAADGYKMRPEQLEAAITARTKWLILNSPSNPTGAAYTEAELQGLAAVLLRHPHVHIVADDIYEHLTYDGFQFRTLAQVEPKLYDRTLTLNGVSKSFSMTGWRIGYGGGSAQLIKRMTEVQGHSTSNPCSISQAAAVAALNGPMDFLAEWRKSFSHRRDLVVEMLNKAEGINCPKPEGAFYVYPGCEGLIGRKTPEGKILNNDEDVAAYFLNSEGVAVVFGKAFGLSPCFRISYAASEASLREACTRIQSACKKLS, encoded by the coding sequence ATGTCCAGTGCGTTTTTTGCCGCTCGTCTGAGCAAGGTACAACCCTCGGCTACCTTCGCCATCATCAAGCTGGCGCAGGAGTTGAAGGCGCAGGGAAAAGATATCATCGGTCTCGGCGCGGGCGAGCCGGATTTCGACACGCCCGATCATGTCAAGGCGGCGGCCAAGGCCGCGATGGATCAGGGCAAGACCAAATATACGCCGGTCGAAGGCACGCAGGAGTTGCGCCAGGCCATTTGCGATAAATTCAAGCGCGAAAACAATCTGATCTACGCGCCGAACCAGGTCATTGCCAGCACCGGCGGCAAGCAGGTGCTATTCAATGCCATCATGGCGACGGTCGGTTCCGGCGACGAAGTCATTATTCCCGCGCCTTACTGGGTTTCCTATCCCGACATGGTCAATCTGGCGGAGGGAACGCCGGTCTTCGTCTCGACCGCCGCCGCTGACGGCTATAAGATGCGGCCGGAACAGCTTGAGGCCGCCATCACGGCGCGTACAAAATGGCTGATATTGAATTCGCCGAGCAATCCGACCGGCGCGGCCTATACCGAGGCGGAGTTGCAGGGGCTGGCCGCCGTGCTGCTGCGGCATCCGCATGTGCATATCGTCGCCGACGATATATATGAGCATCTGACTTATGACGGCTTTCAGTTCCGCACGCTGGCGCAGGTCGAGCCGAAACTTTACGACCGCACCCTGACGCTGAACGGCGTATCCAAATCCTTCAGCATGACGGGCTGGCGCATCGGCTATGGCGGCGGCTCGGCGCAGCTTATCAAGCGCATGACGGAGGTTCAGGGGCATTCCACCAGCAATCCCTGCTCGATCAGCCAGGCGGCGGCGGTTGCGGCGCTCAACGGCCCGATGGATTTCCTGGCCGAATGGCGCAAGAGCTTCAGCCATCGCCGCGATCTGGTCGTCGAGATGCTCAATAAAGCCGAAGGCATAAACTGTCCGAAACCGGAAGGCGCGTTTTATGTCTATCCGGGCTGCGAGGGCTTGATCGGCCGCAAGACGCCCGAGGGAAAAATTCTGAACAACGACGAAGATGTCGCCGCCTATTTCCTCAACAGCGAAGGCGTGGCGGTGGTCTTCGGCAAGGCTTTCGGACTCAGCCCATGTTTCCGCATATCCTACGCGGCCTCGGAAGCGTCGCTGCGCGAGGCATGCACCCGCATCCAGAGCGCATGCAAGAAACTATCGTGA